One segment of Primulina tabacum isolate GXHZ01 chromosome 14, ASM2559414v2, whole genome shotgun sequence DNA contains the following:
- the LOC142524393 gene encoding DEAD-box ATP-dependent RNA helicase 21-like, whose amino-acid sequence MASNDKADVAKKPVFLTKEERQKLALQRREEEVAQLKRRSELLLQSNDGDESKPPSSGDRDRDWDYERRKRDRDRDRDRDRDRESERERERERERDRYNERRNREKEREEEHKARDRARLEKLAEREREVELAAIKEQYLGSKKPKKRVIKPSEKFRFSFDWENTEDTSRDMNSLYQNPHEARLLFGRGLRAGMDRREQKKLAAMNEKELRDEIRKKEGTEETREEAAAQKKKELAADSYDTFDMRVDRHWSEKKLEEMTERDWRIFREDFNISYKGSRIPRPMRSWAESKLTPELLKAVERAGYKTPSPIQMAAIPLGLQQRDVIGIAETGSGKTAAFVLPMLTYISRLPPMSEENDAEGPYAVVMAPTRELAQQIEDETVKFAHYLGIKVVSIVGGQSIEEQGFRIRQGCEVVIATPGRLIDCLERRYAVLNQCNYVVLDEADRMIDMGFEPQVVGVLDAMPSSNLKPENEDEELDEKRIYRTTYMFSATMPPAVERLARKYLRNPVVVNIGTAGKATELISQHVMMMKENDKMHRLKKLLDELADKTAIVFVNTKKVADNVAKTLDKEGYRVTTLHGGKSQEQREISLEGFRTKRYNVLVATDVAGRGIDIPDVAHVINHDMPGNIEAYTHRIGRTGRAGKTGVATTFLTLHDTEVFYDLKQMLIQSNSPVPPELARHEASKFKPGSIPDRPARRNDMVYAN is encoded by the coding sequence ATGGCATCCAACGACAAAGCAGACGTCGCGAAGAAGCCGGTTTTTCTGACCAAAGAGGAGCGTCAGAAACTTGCCCTGCAACGACGCGAGGAAGAAGTTGCTCAACTGAAGCGTCGCTCTGAGCTCCTCCTTCAATCCAACGATGGAGATGAGTCAAAACCGCCATCTTCAGGTGATCGAGACCGTGACTGGGATTATGAGCGTCGGAAACGGGATAGGGATAGGGATAGGGATAGGGACAGGGATAGGGAGAGCGAGCGCGAGCGCGAGCGTGAGCGGGAGAGGGACAGGTACAACGAGCGTCGAAACAGAGAGAAAGAACGAGAGGAAGAACATAAGGCGCGGGACCGTGCTCGATTGGAGAAATTGGCTGAGAGGGAGCGTGAAGTTGAGCTTGCTGCTATTAAGGAGCAGTACTTGGGATCGAAAAAACCTAAGAAACGGGTTATTAAACCAAGTGAGAAGTTCCGATTCTCCTTCGACTGGGAAAACACTGAGGACACATCTCGTGACATGAATTCCCTTTACCAGAATCCTCATGAAGCCCGTCTCCTCTTTGGCCGTGGACTTCGTGCTGGAATGGACCGCAGGGAGCAGAAAAAACTTGCTGCTATGAACGAGAAGGAGCTTCGTGATGAGATTCGCAAGAAGGAAGGGACTGAGGAGACACGTGAGGAAGCTGCTGCTCAAAAGAAGAAGGAGCTTGCTGCTGATTCATATGATACGTTTGATATGAGGGTTGATAGACATTGGTCTGAGAAGAAGCTCGAGGAGATGACGGAGAGGGACTGGAGAATTTTCAGAGAAGATTTCAACATTTCTTACAAGGGTTCAAGAATTCCGCGTCCTATGAGGAGCTGGGCTGAAAGCAAGTTGACTCCTGAATTGTTGAAGGCTGTCGAAAGGGCTGGTTACAAAACTCCATCTCCCATTCAGATGGCTGCCATTCCCCTCGGACTGCAGCAGAGAGATGTCATTGGCATTGCTGAGACTGGTTCAGGTAAAACGGCTGCATTTGTTCTTCCTATGTTGACTTACATAAGTAGACTTCCTCCGATGAGTGAGGAGAATGATGCTGAGGGGCCTTATGCTGTTGTTATGGCTCCTACACGTGAGCTTGCACAACAGATCGAGGATGAGACTGTCAAATTTGCTCATTATTTGGGAATCAAGGTTGTGTCTATTGTAGGCGGGCAATCCATAGAAGAACAGGGGTTTAGGATTAGGCAAGGATGTGAAGTAGTGATTGCAACGCCTGGACGTCTTATTGACTGTTTGGAAAGGCGGTATGCGGTGTTGAATCAGTGTAATTATGTTGTTCTTGATGAGGCTGACCGAATGATTGATATGGGTTTTGAACCACAAGTTGTCGGAGTATTAGATGCCATGCCTTCGAGTAACTTGAAACCAGAGAACGAAGATGAAGAACTTGATGAGAAAAGGATTTATAGAACTACTTATATGTTCAGTGCTACTATGCCACCAGCTGTAGAGCGGCTGGCAAGGAAGTACTTGAGAAATCCAGTTGTTGTCAATATCGGCACAGCAGGAAAAGCCACCGAGCTCATTTCTCAACATGTTATGATGATGAAGGAGAATGATAAAATGCATAGATTGAAAAAATTGCTGGATGAACTAGCAGATAAGACAGCTATTGTGTTTGTTAACACGAAAAAGGTTGCTGACAATGTTGCAAAAACATTGGATAAAGAAGGTTACCGAGTGACCACATTGCATGGTGGAAAGTCACAAGAACAGAGAGAAATAAGCCTTGAAGGTTTTAGGACCAAGCGATACAATGTATTGGTTGCTACTGATGTTGCAGGACGTGGTATTGATATACCTGATGTGGCGCATGTCATAAACCATGACATGCCTGGCAATATTGAAGCCTACACCCACCGTATCGGGAGAACCGGTCGTGCTGGGAAGACTGGTGTAGCTACAACATTCTTGACTCTACATGACACAGAAGTTTTTTACGATCTCAAGCAAATGCTAATTCAGAGCAACAGTCCTGTTCCTCCGGAGCTTGCAAGACATGAAGCCTCGAAGTTTAAACCAGGTTCCATTCCTGACAGACCAGCCAGGCGGAATGACATGGTTTATGCCAATTGA